In the genome of Rhodamnia argentea isolate NSW1041297 chromosome 3, ASM2092103v1, whole genome shotgun sequence, one region contains:
- the LOC115743050 gene encoding RHOMBOID-like protein 10, chloroplastic: protein MESIAERAGRATDYAPSKMPGSSANPTPPCYHQHCPFRRLRKLIAGGSSGPTAVHPIADAASLCLGHFLFVLLSVPAAKQRLKDIWCERVLSCNGIVFLRLSRDAFSSTWSSSFHFSDGREGRTDGRPSPEASRRGPSYARRMTDVVLDINTLVYFGQVAMRWQLLSWGAKVNHLINKGKWWRLATSNFLHVNIAHLLLSSLSLDAIGHKVEAVAGPENFLTVYATSAIASQAMSYRLSKAFSVGASGPVCGLVGYLAVYFLRHGGPTGDADKVLSFIATMIIFNMVVGLSAKRIDIWGQVGGFLGGAATSWLLDPFGKLEYRSSDGWKIATDIKGREKSRGSGT, encoded by the exons ATGGAGTCCATTGCCGAACGAGCAGGACGAGCTACTGATTACGCTCCAAGTAAGATGCCGGGATCATCTGCAAACCCCACGCCTCCTTGTTACCACCAGCACTGCCCGTTCCGGCGGCTCAGAAAGTTGATCGCCGGTGGCTCTTCTGGTCCCACGGCCGTCCATCCGATCGCGGACGCTGCTTCTCTATGCCTCGGCCACTTTCTT TTTGTTCTGCTATCTGTCCCTGCTGCTAAACAGAGATTGAAGGACATTTGGTGCGAAAGAGTCCTCTCCTGCAACGGAATCGTGTTTCTTCGGTTATCAAGAGACGCCTTTTCATCCACATGGTCATCTTCTTTCCATTTTTCTGATGGAAGAGAAGGTAGAACTGATGGCAGACCGTCTCCTGAAGCATCTCGAAGAGGGCCCTCCTATGCTAGACGTATGACAGACGTGGTTCTTGACATCAATACCTT AGTATATTTTGGACAAGTCGCAATGCGGTGGCAACTGCTCTCTTGGGGAGCTAAG GTTAACCATCTCATCAACAAGGGAAAATGGTGGAGGCTGGCCACATCAAATTTCTTACACGTGAACATCGCGCACCTCCTG CTTAGTTCCTTGAGTCTAGATGCCATTGGTCACAAGGTGGAAGCAGTTGCTGGCCCGGAAAATTTTCTAACGGTTTACGCCACATCTGCAATCGCAA GTCAAGCGATGAGTTATAGGTTGAGCAAAGCGTTTTCCGTAGGTGCTTCTGGACCAGTTTGCGGACTG GTTGGTTACCTGGCTGTTTACTTCTTGAGGCATGGAGGCCCGACCGGAGATGCCGACAAAGTTCTGAGCTTCATAGCAACAATGATTATCTTTAACATG GTCGTTGGGCTCTCGGCTAAACGTATTGATATCTGGGGACAG GTAGGAGGATTTCTCGGCGGGGCAGCCACATCGTGGCTCCTTGATCCCTTTGGGAAGCTGGAGTATCGGTCTAGCGATGGTTGGAAGATCGCCACCGACAtcaaagggagagagaagagccGGGGCAGCGGTACGTGA